Genomic segment of Paenibacillus sp. FSL R5-0912:
GCCAGCTGTTGCGGTGCCCTTCCTCCAGATCATCTGCCAGCCACTTGAAATGCTCGTTGAAATAGCGGTCCATATTACTGGACACTTCGTCCGGCAAATACCACGGGAAGGTAATATACACCGAGTCAATCCCCTTTTGTTCAAAAAACTCAACAAAATCATACAGCTTATCGATCATGACATCGCTAATGGTCAGATGGATGGAGATTTTCCCTTGATAGATACCCTCCTTCTCCAGCTCCAGCAGCTTATCAATGCCCGCCATAACCTTCTTGAAGGTGCCTTTTCCCCGGATCGCATCATTCTCCGCTTCGAAGCCTTCCAGGCTGATCAGACAGACCAGACTTTTGGACATTTTGAGGATGGAATCCAGCTTCTCTATGATTTGAATTCCGTTGGTGCATAACACCGTCCATCTGGGGTCCTGCTCCAGCAGGTCGGCCAGTTCATTGAACCGGCTGTAGTATAGAGGCTCGCCTCCCCAAAGGAACATATTGGCGTTCGTTTCCCTTGTTTGCCGGAACACTTTTTCAATCACTGCAAAATCCAGTTCTTCTCTCTGCTCGGCTCTGCCTAAATCCCGGTGATACCCCTCAGAGTTCCATTCAAAGCAATGCTTGCAGCGCAGATTGCAGCCATTGGTTAATTTAAGCCCGACCTCGACCGGAAGATTCGTAGAATACGTTGGGTCAAGATGAACCTGCTTGTGCGTTACCGACATATGTTTAATGGTTTTCTTCAAGCGCTCAAAGGAATCCCGGTCCAGAACTACGGATGTTTGCGGCTGTCTCATGAAAGCACCTCCCGTAATGTAACACCTGAGTCTTATAGCTTCTTAAGTTCTCACTACATAACTCCAACATCTCAAGCGGACAACCCATACTCATCCAGCGCTCATACCTTATTCCAAAACCCAGCCGCTCCCATAGCTCCGCGTTGCAGGCTTCATGCTCACCCAGCGGCTCCAGGAAAATAACCGGCGTGAAGGATTCCAGCGAATCCAGCAGGGTTCCTCCCCCCGGCTTGCTGATAATAGCCTTCGAGTTACAGATCAGCTGATAGAAGCTATGCTTCACCCCGGTATCCTCGCAAAAACAATGATTGATAACTTCACCGAACGGCGGCAGGGTATATTCATGCTCTTCGTTCTTCATCCAGGGCGACCAGCCCGGCTTCACCATGTAATAACGGTGCTCTTCTCCATAAGCCTGATCATCCGTGAGCTCGTGAATGACGATGTTCAATTCCAGGGAGTGCTTCAGCTCTGCTGCCGTCTCCTTGTAGGTCCCCATTCCCCAGCCGCCGCCATGGATAACGAACCGGTTGTCACGTTCCTTATAGTCCTTAGGGGCAGCATGACCCATCGAAATACTGTAATTCACCCGCCCAGCCGCCCCGTCAAAAAACCAGACATCGTTCACCGTAAACAGATCATTACGGATATTGTTGGAATACAGCTTCCACGAAGGAGATATAAACGCATCCATATGAATCAGCTCTGCATGGACATCCTTGCGGTAATTCCTCGCATACTCCTCTACGACGGGCATCCAGAATCCTGAGAAAACCATAAACACCCTCCGGTTCTCTTCAGCCCACTTGCCTAAAAGCCGGGTTACCAGATGCGGGTCCAGATTCGGTGTGATATCCCTGATCATTCTGTGACCCAGCTTGGCTACTTCAAACCTCGTAGAGAAAACCTTCTTGTTTTCGGTTAATTTCAGTCTTGTTTCGGGCGGATACAGGCTTTCCAGCACTTCCAGATCGGCCTCATATGACCTGCTTAGCTCGTCACGTAACAGGACCGCAGGCGTATAGACTCCCAAAGCGACAGATGAGCATAAAATGGTAATCATTTGTCAGCTCCCTCGTTTTACAATAAAGACTGGTCAGTTATAAATCTTAATCGCCAGAGACTTCAAGACATCCTTTACCCGGTGGATTAGAGTTAATGCTTCACTCACATTAGAGGCATAGGGAGCAGCTACATAAAACTTCCCCTTCCGCCATTCAGACTCCGCGTCAGGAAATGCTGTATTGCCGGAGCCGAAAAGCGTGTTTGCACCCAGTGGTATAATTCCTTGCCTGTTCTCTTCCGTAAACAACAATCCGCCTGCTCTCAGAACCTCTAGAATCTGCAGCATGGTCACTTCCGTGGAGCAGCCTGCCGAGATAAAGGTCAAAAAGCTGGACAAGGAATACTGCTGTAAATAGTTATTGAGATGATGATTAATCAGCCCCATGGACTTTCTGGCATTAATCTCAACGATGGGCACCAGCTCACCGCTTGCCAGCAGCATGGAATCTATACACACCTCGCCGTGATAGCCTGTCTCGAACAAGTCCTTGCAGGCATCTTCCATAATGCTGAAATAACCCTTGTCCCGGAGCATCCGGGTAAACCCGGAACCGGCAGGATAGGAGCCTACATAAGAGAAGGCTTCATTCACCATTCGTTGAACAGACAACAATTCCACTTCCCCCTGCTCTGTTAGGAACAGCTGACAGGAGAAATCCTCCGTTTTATCAAGCAGGGGTTCGATAATGAACTGTGTTTGTTTGCCTCTATTCTCTTGCTCTTGCAGATAGGCCGCAATTCTTCTCAGCATTCTCTCGCTTGAAATTAACATATTGCCTTTGCCTGAGACACCCAGCGGGTCCTTCACCAGCACTTGTCCGGTCCGTAGCAGCTGAAGCCCGTAGGTCAGCAGTTCCTCAGAACTTTCAGCTATCGAGGAACTATTGCGAATGCCCAATCTTTGTCTTAGTTCATGAGAATAAATCTTTGAATTCACAGCTCGAACTGTATCTAAGGAGGGAAACTGATTACCGAAATTGAACCTGCGCACTAACTCACTGGTATCAGAAAGAATAGAATAGGGAGAGATCAGAGCATCTTGCGGGAGTAGCTGCTGGTAGTAGCTTGCATCAGCCATTAGAAGATCAAACACATGCAGCCTGTAGTCATCCGCATGAACGGGATTTCTGCAATGAACATTGGTGAAGGTATAGCCGAGCAGCGATAAATAGCTTCTAAGAAGCTCGTCCATGGGCTGCCGGGTGAACAGAATGTCCTGCTCCTTGCATAACGGAAACAACAATTCATCCATACCCATCGTCACAGCTTGGCTGCTGTTCATAGAAGGAAGCATAGATCCATGCGGACTCCGCCACCACGCCTCTGAATCAAAGGTGCCTAGAACCACGGTTGACTTCATCCATGAAGCCCCCTTAAGAAGCGGTTTGCGTGGCTGTGATGAACCCCATGAAATCCCCGATAGACTGGAAATCCTCATAGGCAAAATGATCAAAATCAAACTCAATTTCGAATTCGTCTTCGATTCGGAGAATGAAATTAATCATTTGCAAGGAATCCAGACCTACATCATTCACAATATCGGTGGCTTCAGTGGCTGTGAGCAACAGCTCCGGATTGTTCTTAATTTCACTCAAGATCCGCACAATGGTATCCTGCATATCACAATTCCCCTCGCATGATGAATTTTAATAAGGAATTCCTTACCAATAATCATACAATCCTACGGCTCCAGCTTCTAACTCACATTTTTATGAAATGTATAGGTTTTTTATTGGATTAAAAAAAGCGTGCCTTAATAGGCAGACTTCATATAAATCAAATTAGGCAGATCAATGAACTCCCGGCTAGGACACGGCAATGTCTGCACAGCAATTCTTGAATTTCCGGCCGCTGCCGCATGCACAAGGATCATTGCGGCCCGGAAGACGACCTTTAAAGTATCGCTGTACATTCTCCGCGAACAGCTGCCGCCGTAGCGATGCTCCCAGCGTCTTCATATGCTCATCGGCATAAGCATAAATGCGCTTGTAGCCGGCGCAGAAATAATCCGGGTCCGATACACTCAGATCATCTGCCCATTTGCGGTTGCGCGGACAGCCTCCGTGGCACAGCGGCTTGTATTCACAGCTGCGGCAAGCTTCAGGCAGCGTCTGCTTCATTCCAAGAAATAACTTCCGTGCGGGATGCGACAGCAATTCGTTCAAGCTGTCCTCGGCCACATTGCCGAGCCTCCAGTCATCGTGAATATAGAAGTCGCAGGGATAGGCGTCCCCGTTCTGTTCCAGTACCAGCATGGTGCTGCATCCGGAGCGGTGAACACATAACTCAGCCTCTCGGCCCGTATAGACACTAAGCATATTGTCGAAGATTCGAATTGATGTCCGCGGCTGCCCGTCATTATACCAGTAATCAAAAGCTTCACACAGGAATTGTCCATACTCCTCGGGTGTGATATCATAGCTGCCAGGCATGCCTGTTTCCTGAGAACGGAAGTCCATACAA
This window contains:
- a CDS encoding acyl carrier protein, producing MQDTIVRILSEIKNNPELLLTATEATDIVNDVGLDSLQMINFILRIEDEFEIEFDFDHFAYEDFQSIGDFMGFITATQTAS
- a CDS encoding radical SAM protein, with protein sequence MRQPQTSVVLDRDSFERLKKTIKHMSVTHKQVHLDPTYSTNLPVEVGLKLTNGCNLRCKHCFEWNSEGYHRDLGRAEQREELDFAVIEKVFRQTRETNANMFLWGGEPLYYSRFNELADLLEQDPRWTVLCTNGIQIIEKLDSILKMSKSLVCLISLEGFEAENDAIRGKGTFKKVMAGIDKLLELEKEGIYQGKISIHLTISDVMIDKLYDFVEFFEQKGIDSVYITFPWYLPDEVSSNMDRYFNEHFKWLADDLEEGHRNSWHSFKYRISPDRIDPLLAQMERINQRTWNLRTRYQPALEMDEVRDFVLGSEKPAQNKTQCLSIRTRLDVLADGEVSACKLFPEFSLGNLADQDLKEIWDGENFERVRETLQCGLMPVCSKCILLYLHGK
- a CDS encoding anaerobic sulfatase maturase; amino-acid sequence: MTGTCSTTDYGNNGNVGVLWKTVSEDCNLACDYCYYSTCGGKPGPRINRIDSAVLNTFIQEYMEMSKGSASFAWQGGEPLLAGLDFFEEVVMLQAAYAPAHTEISNALQTNGTLITDKWAAFFREYQFLIGISVDGPRDIHDERREDSRGQGSFDRVMKGIDCLRRHQVDFNILTVLHRGNINKARELIEFYEREEFTYVQFIPCMDFRSQETGMPGSYDITPEEYGQFLCEAFDYWYNDGQPRTSIRIFDNMLSVYTGREAELCVHRSGCSTMLVLEQNGDAYPCDFYIHDDWRLGNVAEDSLNELLSHPARKLFLGMKQTLPEACRSCEYKPLCHGGCPRNRKWADDLSVSDPDYFCAGYKRIYAYADEHMKTLGASLRRQLFAENVQRYFKGRLPGRNDPCACGSGRKFKNCCADIAVS